In Vigna angularis cultivar LongXiaoDou No.4 chromosome 8, ASM1680809v1, whole genome shotgun sequence, one DNA window encodes the following:
- the LOC108345522 gene encoding CRM-domain containing factor CFM2, chloroplastic isoform X1: protein MLLPSTHFHFFHTFPLSSSFHFFPLQFPKTKTKFFIRCSATNYETGSRRSPAIEQMAEKLRSLGITESPPSTSSGGEIRVLFPHELPKKLGEEMFEPSWSTPLNPVPVPGSGIAVLSAREVERRRKRREEELVRRKEPVPTLAELSLPDSEIRRLTTLGFAARRKVRLAKAGVTERIVNVIHELWKHTEVVRVFCEEFSRFDMRRTHDVLERKTGGLVVWRSGTKVILYRGTDYKYPNFLSDKLSRQDNTSDDATQLVNGDDKYFCKSESHLSESNSEATAVENSYAKTAKPALILGVGTPNKVRFQLPNEAELAEDTDCLLMGLGPRFIDWWGSDPLPVDADLLPAVDPGYRKPFRLLPYGVNPKLTAEEMTTLKRLGRPLPCHFALGRNRNLQGLATAIIKLWERCEIAKIAVKRGVQNTSSKIMTTELKRLTGGILLSRDREFFVLYRGKDYLSTTMSSVIKKHTKNKMHELKARNSSSAKATPEEKGGTIECDSEVKVRNFQNNTKRRMLTKAELAIERISIKLSMAIEKKAKAEKLLADLINAESPREQELDKEGITKEEKYMLRRIGLMMKPFLLLGRRGVFDGTVENMHLHWKYRELVKIICNGSLEDVHQISLTLEAESGGILVAVERVRKGFAIIVYRGKNYSAPPCLRLQKLLNKRQALKRSIEAQRRESYKRRILMLEKKINELKLQMVEDNEANSKHIVEAWRFDMFMARFKATDKQEAFSNSISWNSPEASVDNQQAIQERPVELIDSGEAHQGKLENSINWNFPTEASVDNQQALQEQPIELIDGCGAHHGVPKHSINWNSPKEVSLENLQAIQEHPVELINGLGARQDESKNSNSINWNSLKEASVDNLQGIQDQPDELIHCSGAQQGEPENSTSWNSSIKASIGNLQAIQHKPVELIDGGGARQDEPESWPSLIHKETQLDEMSDSDNENCISNSKTMEPSSSKNDPEPSAPVINMSFPSRSLHLSTKERLLLRKQALKMKQPVVVIGKSNIVSAVVQAIKVHFEQHPLAIVNVKGRPKGTTVQELVFKLEQETGSLLVSREPSNIILYRGWPADEPVHATNVNKMSKDRAYTHRSRNTKRRISMIGRRRISTRIGKRSIGRTSSRSNFNFRRNSTPIFSPSS from the exons ATGTTGCTACCTTCAactcacttccacttcttccacacttttcctctttcttcttcttttcactttttccCTCTCCAATTccccaaaaccaaaaccaaattcTTCATTCGTTGTTCAGCTACCAACTATGAAACCGGATCCCGTCGCTCCCCCGCCATTGAACAAATGGCGGAAAAGCTCCGCAGCCTCGGCATCACCGAATCGCCTCCCTCCACCTCTTCCGGCGGCGAAATTCGCGTGCTGTTCCCTCACGAACTCCCGAAGAAGCTCGGGGAGGAAATGTTCGAGCCGAGTTGGAGCACGCCGCTGAACCCGGTGCCGGTCCCTGGGAGCGGCATCGCGGTGTTGAGCGCGAGGGAGGTGGAGAGGCGGAGAAAGCGGAGGGAAGAGGAGTTGGTGAGGCGGAAGGAGCCGGTGCCGACGCTGGCGGAGCTGAGCCTCCCGGACTCCGAGATTCGGCGGCTGACGACGCTAGGGTTTGCGGCGAGGCGGAAGGTGCGGCTTGCGAAGGCTGGCGTCACGGAGCGGATTGTGAACGTGATTCACGAGCTGTGGAAGCACACCGAGGTGGTGAGGGTCTTTTGTGAGGAGTTTTCTAGATTTGACATGAGAAGGACTCATGATGTGTTGGAG AGAAAAACTGGTGGCCTTGTTGTTTGGAGATCTGGAACTAAGGTAATACTGTACAGAGGGACTGATTATAAGTATCCTAACTTCCTATCAGATAAACTTTCAAGACAAGACAACACTAGTGATGATGCTACGCAACTTGTCAACGGCgatgataaatatttttgtaaaagtgAGAGTCACTTATCTGAATCAAATTCAGAAGCAACTGCTGTGGAAAATTCATATGCCAAAACAGCAAAACCTGCACTGATACTAGGTGTTGGTACTCCCAACAAAGTACGATTTCAACTGCCCAATGAAGCAGAGCTAGCTGAAGATACAGACTGCTTGCTAATGGGGCTTGGGCCAAGATTTATTGATTGGTGGGGAAGTGACCCTCTGCCTGTTGATGCTGATCTTCTGCCTGCCGTTGACCCTGGTTACAGAAAGCCTTTTCGTCTTCTTCCATATGGTGTGAATCCTAAACTAACAGCTGAAGAAATGACCACTTTGAAGAGACTTGGCAGACCTCTACCTTGTCATTTCGCATTAG GGAGAAACAGAAACCTTCAAGGATTGGCTACTGCAATTATTAAGCTTTGGGAAAGATGTGAGATAGCCAAGATTGCTGTGAAAAGAGGTGTGCAGAATACCAGCAGTAAGATAATGACTACAGAGTTAAAG CGTCTGACAGGAGGAATTCTCCTTTCTCGGGATAGAGAATTTTTTGTTCTGTATCGAGGAAAGGACTACTTGTCAACTACAATGTCTTCAGTCATTAAAAAgcacacaaaaaataaaatgcacGAACTGAAGGCTAGAAACAGTTCATCCGCTAAAGCCACTCCAGAAGAGAAAGGGGGAACCATAGAGTGTGATTCTGAAGTAAAGGTTAGGAACTTCCAGAATAATACTAAACGACGAATGTTGACTAAGGCTGAGTTAGCTATTGAAAGAATTAGCATCAAATTGTCAATG GCAATAGAAAAGAAAGCAAAGGCGGAAAAACTTCTAGCTGATCTGATAAATGCAGAGAGTCCCCGAGAACAAGAACTTGATAAAGAGGGTATTACTAAAGAAGAGAAATACATGCTGCGGAGGATTGGTTTGATGATGAAACCCTTCCTGTTACTAG GTAGACGAGGAGTTTTTGATGGAACCGTAGAAAATATGCATCTTCATTGGAAGTATCGGGAGCTTGTGAAGATAATATGTAACGGAAGTCTGGAAGATGTTCATCAGATATCTCTGACCTTAGAGGCAGAAAGTGGTGGAATATTAGTGGCTGTAGAGAGAGTTAGAAAGGGCTTTGCAATCATTGTGTATCGTGGAAAGAATTATAGTGCCCCTCCTTGTCTGAGGCTTCAAAAGCTTTTAAATAAAAGGCAAGCTTTGAAGCGTTCTATAGAGGCACAGCGCCGTGAG TCATACAAGCGTCGTATTTTGATgctagaaaagaaaataaatgaactgAAACTTCAGATG GTTGAAGATAACGAGGCTAACAGTAAGCATATAGTTGAAGCGTGGAGATTTGACATG TTTATGGCACGATTCAAGGCTACGGACAAACAAGAAGCTTTTTCAAATTCCATAAGTTGGAATTCTCCTGAAGCATCTGTTGACAATCAACAAGCAATACAGGAGCGGCCAGTTGAGCTGATTGATAGTGGTGAAGCGCATCAAGGCAAACTAGAAAATTCTATAAATTGGAATTTTCCTACAGAAGCTTCCGTTGACAATCAACAAGCATTACAGGAGCAGCCAATTGAGCTTATTGATGGATGTGGAGCTCATCATGGTGTACCAAAACATTCCATAAATTGGAATTCTCCTAAAGAAGTTTCTCTTGAAAATCTACAAGCAATACAGGAGCACCCTGTTGAGCTTATTAATGGACTGGGAGCTCGTCAAGATGAATCAAAAAATTCCAATTCCATAAATTGGAATTCTCTTAAAGAAGCTTCTGTTGACAATCTACAAGGAATACAGGATCAGCCAGATGAGCTGATTCATTGTAGTGGAGCTCAACAAGGTGAACCAGAAAATTCCACTAGTTGGAATTCTTCAATAAAAGCTTCCATTGGCAATCTTCAAGCAATACAGCATAAACCAGTTGAGCTGATTGATGGTGGTGGAGCTCGACAAGATGAACCAGAATCCTGGCCTAGTTTGATTCACAAGGAAACACAA TTGGATGAAATGAGTGATTCTGATAATGAAAATTGCATCTCCAATAGCAAGACAATGGAgccatcatcatcaaaaaatgATCCTGAACCATCAGCTCCAGTGATAAATATGAGTTTTCCTTCTAGGTCTCTGCATCTTTCAACCAAAGAGAGGCTTCTTCTACGGAAGCAGGCCTTAAAGATGAAGCAACCTGTTGTTGTCATAG GAAAGAGCAATATTGTATCTGCTGTTGTGCAAGCAATTAAAGTTCATTTCGAACAGCACCCTCTTGCTATAGTTAATGTCAAAGGAAGGCCAAAGGGGACCACGGTTCAGGAGCTGGTGTTCAAGCTAGAG CAAGAAACAGGTTCCCTTCTAGTCTCTCGGGAGCCTAGTAACATCATACTTTATAGGGGTTGGCCCGCAGATGAACCAGTCCATGCAACAAATGTTAATAAAATGAGTAAAGATAGAGCCTATACACACAGGAGCAGGAACACGAAAAGAAGAATAAGTATGATAGGGAGAAGAAGAATTAGTACTAGGATAGGGAAAAGAAGTATTGGTAGGACAAGCTCTAggtcaaattttaattttaggagAAACTCTACCCCCATCTTTAGCCCTAGTTCGTAA
- the LOC108345522 gene encoding CRM-domain containing factor CFM2, chloroplastic isoform X2, translated as MLLPSTHFHFFHTFPLSSSFHFFPLQFPKTKTKFFIRCSATNYETGSRRSPAIEQMAEKLRSLGITESPPSTSSGGEIRVLFPHELPKKLGEEMFEPSWSTPLNPVPVPGSGIAVLSAREVERRRKRREEELVRRKEPVPTLAELSLPDSEIRRLTTLGFAARRKVRLAKAGVTERIVNVIHELWKHTEVVRVFCEEFSRFDMRRTHDVLERKTGGLVVWRSGTKVILYRGTDYKYPNFLSDKLSRQDNTSDDATQLVNGDDKYFCKSESHLSESNSEATAVENSYAKTAKPALILGVGTPNKVRFQLPNEAELAEDTDCLLMGLGPRFIDWWGSDPLPVDADLLPAVDPGYRKPFRLLPYGVNPKLTAEEMTTLKRLGRPLPCHFALGRNRNLQGLATAIIKLWERCEIAKIAVKRGVQNTSSKIMTTELKRLTGGILLSRDREFFVLYRGKDYLSTTMSSVIKKHTKNKMHELKARNSSSAKATPEEKGGTIECDSEVKVRNFQNNTKRRMLTKAELAIERISIKLSMAIEKKAKAEKLLADLINAESPREQELDKEGITKEEKYMLRRIGLMMKPFLLLGRRGVFDGTVENMHLHWKYRELVKIICNGSLEDVHQISLTLEAESGGILVAVERVRKGFAIIVYRGKNYSAPPCLRLQKLLNKRQALKRSIEAQRRESYKRRILMLEKKINELKLQMVEDNEANSKHIVEAWRFDMATDKQEAFSNSISWNSPEASVDNQQAIQERPVELIDSGEAHQGKLENSINWNFPTEASVDNQQALQEQPIELIDGCGAHHGVPKHSINWNSPKEVSLENLQAIQEHPVELINGLGARQDESKNSNSINWNSLKEASVDNLQGIQDQPDELIHCSGAQQGEPENSTSWNSSIKASIGNLQAIQHKPVELIDGGGARQDEPESWPSLIHKETQLDEMSDSDNENCISNSKTMEPSSSKNDPEPSAPVINMSFPSRSLHLSTKERLLLRKQALKMKQPVVVIGKSNIVSAVVQAIKVHFEQHPLAIVNVKGRPKGTTVQELVFKLEQETGSLLVSREPSNIILYRGWPADEPVHATNVNKMSKDRAYTHRSRNTKRRISMIGRRRISTRIGKRSIGRTSSRSNFNFRRNSTPIFSPSS; from the exons ATGTTGCTACCTTCAactcacttccacttcttccacacttttcctctttcttcttcttttcactttttccCTCTCCAATTccccaaaaccaaaaccaaattcTTCATTCGTTGTTCAGCTACCAACTATGAAACCGGATCCCGTCGCTCCCCCGCCATTGAACAAATGGCGGAAAAGCTCCGCAGCCTCGGCATCACCGAATCGCCTCCCTCCACCTCTTCCGGCGGCGAAATTCGCGTGCTGTTCCCTCACGAACTCCCGAAGAAGCTCGGGGAGGAAATGTTCGAGCCGAGTTGGAGCACGCCGCTGAACCCGGTGCCGGTCCCTGGGAGCGGCATCGCGGTGTTGAGCGCGAGGGAGGTGGAGAGGCGGAGAAAGCGGAGGGAAGAGGAGTTGGTGAGGCGGAAGGAGCCGGTGCCGACGCTGGCGGAGCTGAGCCTCCCGGACTCCGAGATTCGGCGGCTGACGACGCTAGGGTTTGCGGCGAGGCGGAAGGTGCGGCTTGCGAAGGCTGGCGTCACGGAGCGGATTGTGAACGTGATTCACGAGCTGTGGAAGCACACCGAGGTGGTGAGGGTCTTTTGTGAGGAGTTTTCTAGATTTGACATGAGAAGGACTCATGATGTGTTGGAG AGAAAAACTGGTGGCCTTGTTGTTTGGAGATCTGGAACTAAGGTAATACTGTACAGAGGGACTGATTATAAGTATCCTAACTTCCTATCAGATAAACTTTCAAGACAAGACAACACTAGTGATGATGCTACGCAACTTGTCAACGGCgatgataaatatttttgtaaaagtgAGAGTCACTTATCTGAATCAAATTCAGAAGCAACTGCTGTGGAAAATTCATATGCCAAAACAGCAAAACCTGCACTGATACTAGGTGTTGGTACTCCCAACAAAGTACGATTTCAACTGCCCAATGAAGCAGAGCTAGCTGAAGATACAGACTGCTTGCTAATGGGGCTTGGGCCAAGATTTATTGATTGGTGGGGAAGTGACCCTCTGCCTGTTGATGCTGATCTTCTGCCTGCCGTTGACCCTGGTTACAGAAAGCCTTTTCGTCTTCTTCCATATGGTGTGAATCCTAAACTAACAGCTGAAGAAATGACCACTTTGAAGAGACTTGGCAGACCTCTACCTTGTCATTTCGCATTAG GGAGAAACAGAAACCTTCAAGGATTGGCTACTGCAATTATTAAGCTTTGGGAAAGATGTGAGATAGCCAAGATTGCTGTGAAAAGAGGTGTGCAGAATACCAGCAGTAAGATAATGACTACAGAGTTAAAG CGTCTGACAGGAGGAATTCTCCTTTCTCGGGATAGAGAATTTTTTGTTCTGTATCGAGGAAAGGACTACTTGTCAACTACAATGTCTTCAGTCATTAAAAAgcacacaaaaaataaaatgcacGAACTGAAGGCTAGAAACAGTTCATCCGCTAAAGCCACTCCAGAAGAGAAAGGGGGAACCATAGAGTGTGATTCTGAAGTAAAGGTTAGGAACTTCCAGAATAATACTAAACGACGAATGTTGACTAAGGCTGAGTTAGCTATTGAAAGAATTAGCATCAAATTGTCAATG GCAATAGAAAAGAAAGCAAAGGCGGAAAAACTTCTAGCTGATCTGATAAATGCAGAGAGTCCCCGAGAACAAGAACTTGATAAAGAGGGTATTACTAAAGAAGAGAAATACATGCTGCGGAGGATTGGTTTGATGATGAAACCCTTCCTGTTACTAG GTAGACGAGGAGTTTTTGATGGAACCGTAGAAAATATGCATCTTCATTGGAAGTATCGGGAGCTTGTGAAGATAATATGTAACGGAAGTCTGGAAGATGTTCATCAGATATCTCTGACCTTAGAGGCAGAAAGTGGTGGAATATTAGTGGCTGTAGAGAGAGTTAGAAAGGGCTTTGCAATCATTGTGTATCGTGGAAAGAATTATAGTGCCCCTCCTTGTCTGAGGCTTCAAAAGCTTTTAAATAAAAGGCAAGCTTTGAAGCGTTCTATAGAGGCACAGCGCCGTGAG TCATACAAGCGTCGTATTTTGATgctagaaaagaaaataaatgaactgAAACTTCAGATG GTTGAAGATAACGAGGCTAACAGTAAGCATATAGTTGAAGCGTGGAGATTTGACATG GCTACGGACAAACAAGAAGCTTTTTCAAATTCCATAAGTTGGAATTCTCCTGAAGCATCTGTTGACAATCAACAAGCAATACAGGAGCGGCCAGTTGAGCTGATTGATAGTGGTGAAGCGCATCAAGGCAAACTAGAAAATTCTATAAATTGGAATTTTCCTACAGAAGCTTCCGTTGACAATCAACAAGCATTACAGGAGCAGCCAATTGAGCTTATTGATGGATGTGGAGCTCATCATGGTGTACCAAAACATTCCATAAATTGGAATTCTCCTAAAGAAGTTTCTCTTGAAAATCTACAAGCAATACAGGAGCACCCTGTTGAGCTTATTAATGGACTGGGAGCTCGTCAAGATGAATCAAAAAATTCCAATTCCATAAATTGGAATTCTCTTAAAGAAGCTTCTGTTGACAATCTACAAGGAATACAGGATCAGCCAGATGAGCTGATTCATTGTAGTGGAGCTCAACAAGGTGAACCAGAAAATTCCACTAGTTGGAATTCTTCAATAAAAGCTTCCATTGGCAATCTTCAAGCAATACAGCATAAACCAGTTGAGCTGATTGATGGTGGTGGAGCTCGACAAGATGAACCAGAATCCTGGCCTAGTTTGATTCACAAGGAAACACAA TTGGATGAAATGAGTGATTCTGATAATGAAAATTGCATCTCCAATAGCAAGACAATGGAgccatcatcatcaaaaaatgATCCTGAACCATCAGCTCCAGTGATAAATATGAGTTTTCCTTCTAGGTCTCTGCATCTTTCAACCAAAGAGAGGCTTCTTCTACGGAAGCAGGCCTTAAAGATGAAGCAACCTGTTGTTGTCATAG GAAAGAGCAATATTGTATCTGCTGTTGTGCAAGCAATTAAAGTTCATTTCGAACAGCACCCTCTTGCTATAGTTAATGTCAAAGGAAGGCCAAAGGGGACCACGGTTCAGGAGCTGGTGTTCAAGCTAGAG CAAGAAACAGGTTCCCTTCTAGTCTCTCGGGAGCCTAGTAACATCATACTTTATAGGGGTTGGCCCGCAGATGAACCAGTCCATGCAACAAATGTTAATAAAATGAGTAAAGATAGAGCCTATACACACAGGAGCAGGAACACGAAAAGAAGAATAAGTATGATAGGGAGAAGAAGAATTAGTACTAGGATAGGGAAAAGAAGTATTGGTAGGACAAGCTCTAggtcaaattttaattttaggagAAACTCTACCCCCATCTTTAGCCCTAGTTCGTAA